The following coding sequences are from one Eucalyptus grandis isolate ANBG69807.140 chromosome 11, ASM1654582v1, whole genome shotgun sequence window:
- the LOC104433510 gene encoding copper methylamine oxidase isoform X2 yields the protein MVKPQSSHPLDPLSAAEISVAVATVRAAGATPEVRDSMRFVEVVLLEPGKQVVALADAYFFPPFQPSLLPRTKGGPMIPSKLPPRQARLIVYNKRSNETSIWIVELSEVHAVTRGGHHRGKVISSKVVPDVQPPMDAEEYAECEAVVKEFPPFREAMKKRGIEDLDLVMVDPWCAGYHSEADAPNRRLAKPLIFCRTESDCPMENGYARPVEGIHVLVDMQNMVVIEFEDRKLVPLPPADPLRNYTPGETRGGVDRSDVKPLQIIQPEGPSFRVNGHFIQWQKWNFRIGFTPREGLVIYSVAYVDGNRGRRPVAHRLSFVEMVVPYGDPNDPHYRKNAFDAGEDGLGKNAHSLKKGCDCLGYIKYFDAHFINFTGGVETIENCVCLHEEDHGILWKHQDWRTGLAEVRRSRRLTVSFICTVANYEYGFFWHFYQDGKIEAEVKLTGILSLGALQPGETRKYGTTIAPGLYAPVHQHFFVARMDMAVDCKPGETFNQVVEVNVKVEEPGKENVHNNAFYAEEELLQSEMQAMRDCNPLSARHWIIRNTRTVNRTGQLTGYKLLPGSNCLPLAGSEAKFLRRAAFLKHNLWVTPYARDEMYPGGEFPNQNPRVGEGLATWVKQNRSLEETDIVLWYVFGVTHIPRLEDWPVMPVDRIGFMLMPHGFFNCSPAVDVPPNSGDSELKENGMAAKSIQNGLLAKM from the exons ATGGTGAAGCCTCAGTCCAGTCACCCGTTGGATCCTTTATCTGCTGCCGAGATCTCAGTGGCAGTGGCCACTGTCCGGGCTGCAGGCGCAACACCCGAG GTGCGAGACAGCATGCGGTTTGTCGAGGTGGTTTTGCTGGAACCGGGTAAGCAAGTTGTTGCCCTGGCGGATGCAtactttttccctccatttcaGCCATCACTGCTTCCCAGAACAAAAGGTGGGCCTATGATACCTAGCAAGCTTCCTCCAAGGCAAGCAAGACTTATTGTGTACAACAAGAGGTCAAACGAGACAAGCATTTGGATTGTTGAATTGTCTGAGGTTCATGCGGTGACTCGAGGTGGTCATCACAGGGGAAAAGTGATTTCATCCAAAGTTGTTCCAGATGTTCAGCCTCCGATG GATGCAGAGGAATATGCTGAATGTGAAGCTGTTGTGAAGGAATTCCCTCCGTTTAGGGAGGCAATGAAGAAGAGGGGTATTGAGGATTTGGATCTTGTGATGGTGGATCCTTG GTGTGCTGGATATCACAGTGAAGCTGATGCACCGAACCGCAGACTTGCTAAACCACTAATTTTCTGTAGAACTGAGAGTGACTGTCCTATGGAAAATGGTTATGCACGTCCGGTGGAAGGAATTCATGTGCTTGTTGATATGCAAAATATGGTTGTTATTGAGTTTGAAGACCGTAAACTCGTTCCCCTACCGCCAGCTGATCCATTGAGAAATTACACTCCTGGTGAAACAAGAGGTGGCGTTGATCGTAGTGATGTGAAGCCCTTACAAATCATCCAGCCTGAAGGCCCAAGCTTTCGTGTCAATGGTCACTTCATTCAATGGCAAAAG TGGAACTTCAGAATTGGATTCACGCCAAGAGAGGGCTTAGTAATATATTCTGTGGCATATGTTGATGGTAATCGAGGTCGGAGACCCGTGGCCCACAGGTTAAGCTTTGTTGAGATGGTAGTGCCTTATGGAGATCCTAATGATCCTCATTACCGAAAGAATGCTTTTGATGCTGGAGAAGATGGTCTGGGGAAAAATGCACATTCTCTTAAGAAG GGTTGCGACTGTTTGGGCTACATAAAATACTTTGACGcacattttataaattttactGGAGGTgtagaaacaattgaaaactGTGTTTGTTTGCATGAAGAGGATCATGGGATCCTGTGGAAGCATCAAGACTGGAGAACTGGTTTAGCAGAAGTCCGGAGATCCAGAAGGCTAACAGTGTCTTTCATTTGTACTGTGGCCAACTATGAGTATGGATTTTTCTGGCACTTCTATCAG GATGGGAAAATTGAAGCGGAGGTTAAACTTACTGGTATTCTCAGTCTTGGGGCATTGCAGCCTGGAGAAACTCGAAAATATGGCACCACCATTGCACCTGGGCTCTATGCCCCTGTTCATCAACATTTCTTTGTGGCTCGGATGGACATGGCTGTTGATTGTAAGCCTGGTGAAACCTTCAATCAG GTTGTCGAAGTCAATGTCAAAGTTGAGGAACCTGGAAAAGAGAATGTTCACAATAATGCTTTCTATGCTGAAGAGGAGCTGCTCCAGTCTGAAATGCAAGCAATGCGAGACTGCAATCCTTTATCTGCACGACACTGGATT ATCAGAAATACAAGAACGGTCAATAGGACTGGGCAGCTTACGGGGTACAAGCTATTACCTGGCTCGAACTGCTTACCTTTAGCTGGTTCCGAGGCAAAATTCTTGAGAAGAGCTGCGTTCTTAAAGCATAACCTTTGGGTCACGCCTTATGCACGCGATGAAATGTATCCTGGAGGGGAGTTTCCTAATCAAAACCCACGTGTTGGAGAGGGATTGGCTACATGGGTCAAGCAAAATCGATCACTGGAAGAAACGGACATAGTTCTCTG GTATGTATTTGGCGTGACACATATTCCAAGACTGGAAGACTGGCCTGTCATGCCGGTGGACCGCATTGGATTTATGCTCATG CCACACGGGTTCTTCAATTGCTCACCGGCGGTTGACGTGCCCCCAAACTCAGGCGATTCGGAGCTCAAGGAGAATGGGATGGCTGCAAAATCCATCCAGAACGGACTACTCGCTAAGATGTGA
- the LOC104433510 gene encoding copper methylamine oxidase isoform X1: MATTQEKAASCCAGSAKPPPPPPVAAPVLGKAREEVLVHDWAVPAGDPGEDLTGKRAAPVAGAALVRPVEPLPDSPAITPANKGIPVMVKPQSSHPLDPLSAAEISVAVATVRAAGATPEVRDSMRFVEVVLLEPGKQVVALADAYFFPPFQPSLLPRTKGGPMIPSKLPPRQARLIVYNKRSNETSIWIVELSEVHAVTRGGHHRGKVISSKVVPDVQPPMDAEEYAECEAVVKEFPPFREAMKKRGIEDLDLVMVDPWCAGYHSEADAPNRRLAKPLIFCRTESDCPMENGYARPVEGIHVLVDMQNMVVIEFEDRKLVPLPPADPLRNYTPGETRGGVDRSDVKPLQIIQPEGPSFRVNGHFIQWQKWNFRIGFTPREGLVIYSVAYVDGNRGRRPVAHRLSFVEMVVPYGDPNDPHYRKNAFDAGEDGLGKNAHSLKKGCDCLGYIKYFDAHFINFTGGVETIENCVCLHEEDHGILWKHQDWRTGLAEVRRSRRLTVSFICTVANYEYGFFWHFYQDGKIEAEVKLTGILSLGALQPGETRKYGTTIAPGLYAPVHQHFFVARMDMAVDCKPGETFNQVVEVNVKVEEPGKENVHNNAFYAEEELLQSEMQAMRDCNPLSARHWIIRNTRTVNRTGQLTGYKLLPGSNCLPLAGSEAKFLRRAAFLKHNLWVTPYARDEMYPGGEFPNQNPRVGEGLATWVKQNRSLEETDIVLWYVFGVTHIPRLEDWPVMPVDRIGFMLMPHGFFNCSPAVDVPPNSGDSELKENGMAAKSIQNGLLAKM, from the exons ATGGCCACAACTCAGGAAAAGGCGGCGTCTTGCTGCGCCGGGAGCGCAAagccgcccccgcccccgccggtCGCGGCGCCCGTGCTCGGGAAGGCCCGCGAAGAGGTGTTGGTCCACGACTGGGCCGTGCCCGCGGGCGATCCGGGCGAGGATCTGACCGGCAAGAGAGCTGCCCCCGTCGCCGGCGCTGCCTTAGTCCGTCCCGTGGAGCCCCTCCCCGATTCGCCTGCAATAACTCCGGCGAACAAAG GAATCCCAGTCATGGTGAAGCCTCAGTCCAGTCACCCGTTGGATCCTTTATCTGCTGCCGAGATCTCAGTGGCAGTGGCCACTGTCCGGGCTGCAGGCGCAACACCCGAG GTGCGAGACAGCATGCGGTTTGTCGAGGTGGTTTTGCTGGAACCGGGTAAGCAAGTTGTTGCCCTGGCGGATGCAtactttttccctccatttcaGCCATCACTGCTTCCCAGAACAAAAGGTGGGCCTATGATACCTAGCAAGCTTCCTCCAAGGCAAGCAAGACTTATTGTGTACAACAAGAGGTCAAACGAGACAAGCATTTGGATTGTTGAATTGTCTGAGGTTCATGCGGTGACTCGAGGTGGTCATCACAGGGGAAAAGTGATTTCATCCAAAGTTGTTCCAGATGTTCAGCCTCCGATG GATGCAGAGGAATATGCTGAATGTGAAGCTGTTGTGAAGGAATTCCCTCCGTTTAGGGAGGCAATGAAGAAGAGGGGTATTGAGGATTTGGATCTTGTGATGGTGGATCCTTG GTGTGCTGGATATCACAGTGAAGCTGATGCACCGAACCGCAGACTTGCTAAACCACTAATTTTCTGTAGAACTGAGAGTGACTGTCCTATGGAAAATGGTTATGCACGTCCGGTGGAAGGAATTCATGTGCTTGTTGATATGCAAAATATGGTTGTTATTGAGTTTGAAGACCGTAAACTCGTTCCCCTACCGCCAGCTGATCCATTGAGAAATTACACTCCTGGTGAAACAAGAGGTGGCGTTGATCGTAGTGATGTGAAGCCCTTACAAATCATCCAGCCTGAAGGCCCAAGCTTTCGTGTCAATGGTCACTTCATTCAATGGCAAAAG TGGAACTTCAGAATTGGATTCACGCCAAGAGAGGGCTTAGTAATATATTCTGTGGCATATGTTGATGGTAATCGAGGTCGGAGACCCGTGGCCCACAGGTTAAGCTTTGTTGAGATGGTAGTGCCTTATGGAGATCCTAATGATCCTCATTACCGAAAGAATGCTTTTGATGCTGGAGAAGATGGTCTGGGGAAAAATGCACATTCTCTTAAGAAG GGTTGCGACTGTTTGGGCTACATAAAATACTTTGACGcacattttataaattttactGGAGGTgtagaaacaattgaaaactGTGTTTGTTTGCATGAAGAGGATCATGGGATCCTGTGGAAGCATCAAGACTGGAGAACTGGTTTAGCAGAAGTCCGGAGATCCAGAAGGCTAACAGTGTCTTTCATTTGTACTGTGGCCAACTATGAGTATGGATTTTTCTGGCACTTCTATCAG GATGGGAAAATTGAAGCGGAGGTTAAACTTACTGGTATTCTCAGTCTTGGGGCATTGCAGCCTGGAGAAACTCGAAAATATGGCACCACCATTGCACCTGGGCTCTATGCCCCTGTTCATCAACATTTCTTTGTGGCTCGGATGGACATGGCTGTTGATTGTAAGCCTGGTGAAACCTTCAATCAG GTTGTCGAAGTCAATGTCAAAGTTGAGGAACCTGGAAAAGAGAATGTTCACAATAATGCTTTCTATGCTGAAGAGGAGCTGCTCCAGTCTGAAATGCAAGCAATGCGAGACTGCAATCCTTTATCTGCACGACACTGGATT ATCAGAAATACAAGAACGGTCAATAGGACTGGGCAGCTTACGGGGTACAAGCTATTACCTGGCTCGAACTGCTTACCTTTAGCTGGTTCCGAGGCAAAATTCTTGAGAAGAGCTGCGTTCTTAAAGCATAACCTTTGGGTCACGCCTTATGCACGCGATGAAATGTATCCTGGAGGGGAGTTTCCTAATCAAAACCCACGTGTTGGAGAGGGATTGGCTACATGGGTCAAGCAAAATCGATCACTGGAAGAAACGGACATAGTTCTCTG GTATGTATTTGGCGTGACACATATTCCAAGACTGGAAGACTGGCCTGTCATGCCGGTGGACCGCATTGGATTTATGCTCATG CCACACGGGTTCTTCAATTGCTCACCGGCGGTTGACGTGCCCCCAAACTCAGGCGATTCGGAGCTCAAGGAGAATGGGATGGCTGCAAAATCCATCCAGAACGGACTACTCGCTAAGATGTGA